The following proteins are encoded in a genomic region of Apis mellifera strain DH4 linkage group LG14, Amel_HAv3.1, whole genome shotgun sequence:
- the LOC408458 gene encoding mediator of RNA polymerase II transcription subunit 24 isoform X1 has product MCNLLTSVMETKVTSKTSSLKALLLRAWRERWSDLQWGINIKTILPRGVSGDVYNLADCILQQALVGLGPNQLVLSYLKHSLSSQLVSYAAVLQRISKYDAFHKPHCILSLLEFLESIQIGITCRGKPEEDLLAAAVLSIVNWLLQCYLHTLTKMPQNNPLTPQPTELMDKPASILKQMLSSDFLCAMMYLAKYDDKDLYIEVVKKCQEIEALLKTSSLKSSIQIEDSLKKLCNLEDDCLTLSHEMSQMESITHCLQPLFAVQVLLNPSTETSVFVNQMLMVQRLKNYTNTRLYCEIIRACLMCLHNVTSTINESQWGAFTFLKVPLILKELHVAHSNADDKLEYSQDILDAFELLLQFTPLLDIVDTACSCNSVECLLNALQKVNLVTEKQTKHLSSRREGVTANLQKLEISIATSSIPKVIVRAEPTLSGILKTLNADYTKIHEALLSMLYQVLTGNSFELILAVATVEGKLKTFVTKLIKFNECSKQINEPVPPKTAAKRAMLFDISFLMLCSIVQTYGSDAVLEEGEGDSFFEQWVREYMPERNQPKSPQKMLQNIDPARVDALLAQINSPDPDLKSSNIKWHIACQSAMGAVKELLCAWESDVLGASDVKRALDGLRATACCLPVCAAAWLCAHMSITHQDALLKPLNMVQHFLTPLPGDEMQDNLKEFLPLRSSLMSQIIRKMQYDVHPPTQSKTKVLSMSHSIISRQPILEQLETVWGNINQRGWINIQATQSLESLLNTGGSLWFVTNIVKEVLKYRYQEELDQAVDLAFAIFHLDIENCTLDLINHIIPQYLYNSLQSEELVEPQSSVLAKLCVYCIFSTLEYNNSSPCRGNNRKRVRRDLDAEELDALGVPANKILRLNEAGDTNPIFGSQSPQAQGSTNGQKSVVLRDPLLSALNGLFTIFSFLAGRDGEVSQQTHFILQFLRLMVQCGKDRTRIVLQGMPQTLVPCLLKALPELFTTDILLRFYDIQTAVGRKATARDLCMLRNINLKPSK; this is encoded by the exons ATGTGTAATCTCCTAACATCAGTTATGGAGACTAAAGTAACAAGTAAGACCAGCAGTTTGAAAGCTCTTTTGTTACGAGCATGGAGAGAACGTTGGAGTGATTTACAATGgggtattaatattaaaact ATTTTACCTAGAGGTGTAAGTGgagatgtatataatttagcaGACTGCATATTGCAGCAAGCATTAGTAGGACTTGGACCAAATCAATTAGTATTATCATATCTAAAACATTCTTTAAGTTCTcag ttggTCTCCTATGCCGCTGTATTACAACGAATAAGCAAATATGATGCATTTCATAAACCCCATTGCATTCTAAgtcttttagaatttttagaatccaTTCAAATAGGAATTACATGCCGTGGTAAGCCAGAGGAAGATCTTTTGGCTGCTGCAGTATTATCCATAGTAAATTGGTTACTGCAATGTTATTTACATACTCTAACAAAAATGCCTCAAAACAATCCATTAACTCCACAACCAACAGAATTAATGGACAAACCTGCTAGTATATTAAAACAGATGCTTAGTTCTGATTTTCTGTGTGCTATGATGTATTTAGCAAAATATGATGATAAAGATTTGTACATAGAAGTTGTAAAAAAGTGCCAAGAAATTGAAGCTCTATTGAAAACTAGTAGCCTAAAGTCTTCTATTCAAATTGAAGATTCTTTAAAGAAACTGTGCAATTTAGAGGATGATTGTTTAACTCTATCTCACGAAATGTCACAAATGGAATCTATAACTCATTGTCTGCAACCTTTATTTGCTGTTCAAGTGTTATTAAATCCTAGCACAGAAACTTCTGTATTTGTTAACCAGATGCTGATGGTCCAAagacttaaaaattatacaaatacaagattatattgtgaaataatCCGTGCGTGTTTAATGTGCTTACACAATGTTACAAGTACAATCAATGAATCGCAATGGGgtgcttttacttttttaaaagtacctcttatattaaaagaattacatGTAGCACATTCAAATGCAGatgataaattagaatattcacAAGATATTCTAGATGCATTCGAATTATTACTCCAATTCACTCCACTTCTCGATATAGTAGATACTGCGTGTTCTTGTAATAGTGTAGAATGTTTGCTTAATGCTCTGCAGAAAGTAAACTTAGTCACGGAAAAGCAAACTAAACATTTAAGTAGCAGAAGAGAAGGTGTTACCgcgaatttacaaaaattagaaatttctataGCCACATCTTCAATTCCTAAAGTAATTGTACGTGCAGAGCCGACTTTATCGggtattttaaaaactcttaACGCAGATTACACAAAGATTCACGAGGCATTGCTTAGCATGTTATATCAAGTTTTAACAGGAAATAGTTTTGAACTTATATTAGCAGTAGCTACTGTAGAAGGAAAACTTAAAACTTTTGTTACCAAATTAATTAAGTTCAATGAATGCAGTAAGCAAATTAATGAACCTGTTCCACCAAAGACTGCAGCAAAAAGAGCGATGTTATTCGATATATCATTTCTTATGCTATGTTCTATAGTTCAAACTTATGGATCTGAT GCTGTATTAGAAGAAGGGGAAGGAGATTCCTTTTTTGAACAATGGGTACGTGAATATATGCCCGAACGAAATCAACCAAAGTCTCCCcaaaaaatgttacaaaatattgatCCTGCAAGAGTAGATGCATTATTAGCACAAATCAATTCTCCAGATCCTGATTTGAAATCTAGCAATATAAAATGGCATATCGCGTGTCAATCTGCTATGGGTGCTGTAAAAGAGCTTCTCTGCGCGTGGGAAAGTGATGTACTTGGAGCAAGTGACGTTAAAAGAGCTCTGGATGGTTTACGTGCAACTGCTTGCTGTTTACCAGTCTGTGCGGCAGCTTGGCTTTGTGCACATATGAGTATTACTCATCAAGATGCTCTTTTAAAACCTTTGAATATGGTACAACATTTCTTAACACCACTCCCTGGTGATGAAATGCAGGATAATCTCAAAGAATT tttgcCTCTTAGATCAAGTTTGATGTCTCAAATCATTCGCAAAATGCAATATGATGTTCATCCACCTACCCAATCGAAAACGAAAGTGCTTTCAATGTCTCACag taTTATATCAAGACAACCTATATTGGAACAATTGGAAACTGTGTGGGGAAACATAAATCAGCGAGGTTGGATAAATATTCAAGCGACACAATCTTtagaatctttattaaatactgGTGGTTCTTTATGGTTTGTAACAAATATAGTAAAAGAAGTATTGAAATATCGGTATCAAGAGGAATTGGATCAAGCAGTAGATTTAGCGTTTGCCATTTTTCATCTTGATATCGAGAACTGTACCTTAGATCTCATCAACCATATCATtccacaatatttatataattcattaca GAGTGAAGAACTCGTAGAACCACAATCTTCAGTGTTAGCAAAGTTATgcgtatattgtatattttctaCATTAGAGTACAATAATTCGAGTCCTTGTCGAGGAAACAATAGAAAACGAGTACGTCGGGATTTAGACGCGGAAGAACTCGATGCTCTTGGTGTACctgcgaataaaattttacgattaaacGAAGCTGGAGATACCAATCCTATATTTGGCTCACAAAGTCCACAAGCTCAAGGATCGACCAATGGGCAGAAATCAGTTGTGTTGAGAGATCCTCTTCTGTCAGCATTAAATGGATTGTTTACTATATTCTCGTTCCTAGCTGGTAGAGACGGTGAAGTGTCTCAACAAACTCATTTTATACTTCAATTTCTACGTTTAATGGTACAATGTGGAAAAGATAGGACTCGTATTGTATTACAGGGAATGCCGCAAACATTA gtaCCTTGCCTTTTGAAAGCATTACCCGAATTGTTTACAACTGATATTCTACTAAGATTTTACGACATTCAGACAGCAGTTGGAAGAAAAGCAACGGCACGTGACTTGTGTATGCTGAGAAATATCAATCTAAAaccttcgaaataa
- the LOC408458 gene encoding mediator of RNA polymerase II transcription subunit 24 isoform X3, whose translation MCNLLTSVMETKVTSKTSSLKALLLRAWRERWSDLQWGINIKTILPRGVSGDVYNLADCILQQALVGLGPNQLVLSYLKHSLSSQLVSYAAVLQRISKYDAFHKPHCILSLLEFLESIQIGITCRGKPEEDLLAAAVLSIVNWLLQCYLHTLTKMPQNNPLTPQPTELMDKPASILKQMLSSDFLCAMMYLAKYDDKDLYIEVVKKCQEIEALLKTSSLKSSIQIEDSLKKLCNLEDDCLTLSHEMSQMESITHCLQPLFAVQVLLNPSTETSVFVNQMLMVQRLKNYTNTRLYCEIIRACLMCLHNVTSTINESQWGAFTFLKVPLILKELHVAHSNADDKLEYSQDILDAFELLLQFTPLLDIVDTACSCNSVECLLNALQKVNLVTEKQTKHLSSRREGVTANLQKLEISIATSSIPKVIVRAEPTLSGILKTLNADYTKIHEALLSMLYQVLTGNSFELILAVATVEGKLKTFVTKLIKFNECSKQINEPVPPKTAAKRAMLFDISFLMLCSIVQTYGSDAVLEEGEGDSFFEQWVREYMPERNQPKSPQKMLQNIDPARVDALLAQINSPDPDLKSSNIKWHIACQSAMGAVKELLCAWESDVLGASDVKRALDGLRATACCLPVCAAAWLCAHMSITHQDALLKPLNMVQHFLTPLPGDEMQDNLKEFLPLRSSLMSQIIRKMQYDVHPPTQSKTKVLSMSHSIISRQPILEQLETVWGNINQRGWINIQATQSLESLLNTGGSLWSEELVEPQSSVLAKLCVYCIFSTLEYNNSSPCRGNNRKRVRRDLDAEELDALGVPANKILRLNEAGDTNPIFGSQSPQAQGSTNGQKSVVLRDPLLSALNGLFTIFSFLAGRDGEVSQQTHFILQFLRLMVQCGKDRTRIVLQGMPQTLVPCLLKALPELFTTDILLRFYDIQTAVGRKATARDLCMLRNINLKPSK comes from the exons ATGTGTAATCTCCTAACATCAGTTATGGAGACTAAAGTAACAAGTAAGACCAGCAGTTTGAAAGCTCTTTTGTTACGAGCATGGAGAGAACGTTGGAGTGATTTACAATGgggtattaatattaaaact ATTTTACCTAGAGGTGTAAGTGgagatgtatataatttagcaGACTGCATATTGCAGCAAGCATTAGTAGGACTTGGACCAAATCAATTAGTATTATCATATCTAAAACATTCTTTAAGTTCTcag ttggTCTCCTATGCCGCTGTATTACAACGAATAAGCAAATATGATGCATTTCATAAACCCCATTGCATTCTAAgtcttttagaatttttagaatccaTTCAAATAGGAATTACATGCCGTGGTAAGCCAGAGGAAGATCTTTTGGCTGCTGCAGTATTATCCATAGTAAATTGGTTACTGCAATGTTATTTACATACTCTAACAAAAATGCCTCAAAACAATCCATTAACTCCACAACCAACAGAATTAATGGACAAACCTGCTAGTATATTAAAACAGATGCTTAGTTCTGATTTTCTGTGTGCTATGATGTATTTAGCAAAATATGATGATAAAGATTTGTACATAGAAGTTGTAAAAAAGTGCCAAGAAATTGAAGCTCTATTGAAAACTAGTAGCCTAAAGTCTTCTATTCAAATTGAAGATTCTTTAAAGAAACTGTGCAATTTAGAGGATGATTGTTTAACTCTATCTCACGAAATGTCACAAATGGAATCTATAACTCATTGTCTGCAACCTTTATTTGCTGTTCAAGTGTTATTAAATCCTAGCACAGAAACTTCTGTATTTGTTAACCAGATGCTGATGGTCCAAagacttaaaaattatacaaatacaagattatattgtgaaataatCCGTGCGTGTTTAATGTGCTTACACAATGTTACAAGTACAATCAATGAATCGCAATGGGgtgcttttacttttttaaaagtacctcttatattaaaagaattacatGTAGCACATTCAAATGCAGatgataaattagaatattcacAAGATATTCTAGATGCATTCGAATTATTACTCCAATTCACTCCACTTCTCGATATAGTAGATACTGCGTGTTCTTGTAATAGTGTAGAATGTTTGCTTAATGCTCTGCAGAAAGTAAACTTAGTCACGGAAAAGCAAACTAAACATTTAAGTAGCAGAAGAGAAGGTGTTACCgcgaatttacaaaaattagaaatttctataGCCACATCTTCAATTCCTAAAGTAATTGTACGTGCAGAGCCGACTTTATCGggtattttaaaaactcttaACGCAGATTACACAAAGATTCACGAGGCATTGCTTAGCATGTTATATCAAGTTTTAACAGGAAATAGTTTTGAACTTATATTAGCAGTAGCTACTGTAGAAGGAAAACTTAAAACTTTTGTTACCAAATTAATTAAGTTCAATGAATGCAGTAAGCAAATTAATGAACCTGTTCCACCAAAGACTGCAGCAAAAAGAGCGATGTTATTCGATATATCATTTCTTATGCTATGTTCTATAGTTCAAACTTATGGATCTGAT GCTGTATTAGAAGAAGGGGAAGGAGATTCCTTTTTTGAACAATGGGTACGTGAATATATGCCCGAACGAAATCAACCAAAGTCTCCCcaaaaaatgttacaaaatattgatCCTGCAAGAGTAGATGCATTATTAGCACAAATCAATTCTCCAGATCCTGATTTGAAATCTAGCAATATAAAATGGCATATCGCGTGTCAATCTGCTATGGGTGCTGTAAAAGAGCTTCTCTGCGCGTGGGAAAGTGATGTACTTGGAGCAAGTGACGTTAAAAGAGCTCTGGATGGTTTACGTGCAACTGCTTGCTGTTTACCAGTCTGTGCGGCAGCTTGGCTTTGTGCACATATGAGTATTACTCATCAAGATGCTCTTTTAAAACCTTTGAATATGGTACAACATTTCTTAACACCACTCCCTGGTGATGAAATGCAGGATAATCTCAAAGAATT tttgcCTCTTAGATCAAGTTTGATGTCTCAAATCATTCGCAAAATGCAATATGATGTTCATCCACCTACCCAATCGAAAACGAAAGTGCTTTCAATGTCTCACag taTTATATCAAGACAACCTATATTGGAACAATTGGAAACTGTGTGGGGAAACATAAATCAGCGAGGTTGGATAAATATTCAAGCGACACAATCTTtagaatctttattaaatactgGTGGTTCTTTATG GAGTGAAGAACTCGTAGAACCACAATCTTCAGTGTTAGCAAAGTTATgcgtatattgtatattttctaCATTAGAGTACAATAATTCGAGTCCTTGTCGAGGAAACAATAGAAAACGAGTACGTCGGGATTTAGACGCGGAAGAACTCGATGCTCTTGGTGTACctgcgaataaaattttacgattaaacGAAGCTGGAGATACCAATCCTATATTTGGCTCACAAAGTCCACAAGCTCAAGGATCGACCAATGGGCAGAAATCAGTTGTGTTGAGAGATCCTCTTCTGTCAGCATTAAATGGATTGTTTACTATATTCTCGTTCCTAGCTGGTAGAGACGGTGAAGTGTCTCAACAAACTCATTTTATACTTCAATTTCTACGTTTAATGGTACAATGTGGAAAAGATAGGACTCGTATTGTATTACAGGGAATGCCGCAAACATTA gtaCCTTGCCTTTTGAAAGCATTACCCGAATTGTTTACAACTGATATTCTACTAAGATTTTACGACATTCAGACAGCAGTTGGAAGAAAAGCAACGGCACGTGACTTGTGTATGCTGAGAAATATCAATCTAAAaccttcgaaataa
- the LOC408458 gene encoding mediator of RNA polymerase II transcription subunit 24 isoform X4: MCNLLTSVMETKVTSKTSSLKALLLRAWRERWSDLQWGINIKTILPRGVSGDVYNLADCILQQALVGLGPNQLVLSYLKHSLSSQLVSYAAVLQRISKYDAFHKPHCILSLLEFLESIQIGITCRGKPEEDLLAAAVLSIVNWLLQCYLHTLTKMPQNNPLTPQPTELMDKPASILKQMLSSDFLCAMMYLAKYDDKDLYIEVVKKCQEIEALLKTSSLKSSIQIEDSLKKLCNLEDDCLTLSHEMSQMESITHCLQPLFAVQVLLNPSTETSVFVNQMLMVQRLKNYTNTRLYCEIIRACLMCLHNVTSTINESQWGAFTFLKVPLILKELHVAHSNADDKLEYSQDILDAFELLLQFTPLLDIVDTACSCNSVECLLNALQKVNLVTEKQTKHLSSRREGVTANLQKLEISIATSSIPKVIVRAEPTLSGILKTLNADYTKIHEALLSMLYQVLTGNSFELILAVATVEGKLKTFVTKLIKFNECSKQINEPVPPKTAAKRAMLFDISFLMLCSIVQTYGSDAVLEEGEGDSFFEQWVREYMPERNQPKSPQKMLQNIDPARVDALLAQINSPDPDLKSSNIKWHIACQSAMGAVKELLCAWESDVLGASDVKRALDGLRATACCLPVCAAAWLCAHMSITHQDALLKPLNMVQHFLTPLPGDEMQDNLKELSSLMSQIIRKMQYDVHPPTQSKTKVLSMSHSIISRQPILEQLETVWGNINQRGWINIQATQSLESLLNTGGSLWSEELVEPQSSVLAKLCVYCIFSTLEYNNSSPCRGNNRKRVRRDLDAEELDALGVPANKILRLNEAGDTNPIFGSQSPQAQGSTNGQKSVVLRDPLLSALNGLFTIFSFLAGRDGEVSQQTHFILQFLRLMVQCGKDRTRIVLQGMPQTLVPCLLKALPELFTTDILLRFYDIQTAVGRKATARDLCMLRNINLKPSK; encoded by the exons ATGTGTAATCTCCTAACATCAGTTATGGAGACTAAAGTAACAAGTAAGACCAGCAGTTTGAAAGCTCTTTTGTTACGAGCATGGAGAGAACGTTGGAGTGATTTACAATGgggtattaatattaaaact ATTTTACCTAGAGGTGTAAGTGgagatgtatataatttagcaGACTGCATATTGCAGCAAGCATTAGTAGGACTTGGACCAAATCAATTAGTATTATCATATCTAAAACATTCTTTAAGTTCTcag ttggTCTCCTATGCCGCTGTATTACAACGAATAAGCAAATATGATGCATTTCATAAACCCCATTGCATTCTAAgtcttttagaatttttagaatccaTTCAAATAGGAATTACATGCCGTGGTAAGCCAGAGGAAGATCTTTTGGCTGCTGCAGTATTATCCATAGTAAATTGGTTACTGCAATGTTATTTACATACTCTAACAAAAATGCCTCAAAACAATCCATTAACTCCACAACCAACAGAATTAATGGACAAACCTGCTAGTATATTAAAACAGATGCTTAGTTCTGATTTTCTGTGTGCTATGATGTATTTAGCAAAATATGATGATAAAGATTTGTACATAGAAGTTGTAAAAAAGTGCCAAGAAATTGAAGCTCTATTGAAAACTAGTAGCCTAAAGTCTTCTATTCAAATTGAAGATTCTTTAAAGAAACTGTGCAATTTAGAGGATGATTGTTTAACTCTATCTCACGAAATGTCACAAATGGAATCTATAACTCATTGTCTGCAACCTTTATTTGCTGTTCAAGTGTTATTAAATCCTAGCACAGAAACTTCTGTATTTGTTAACCAGATGCTGATGGTCCAAagacttaaaaattatacaaatacaagattatattgtgaaataatCCGTGCGTGTTTAATGTGCTTACACAATGTTACAAGTACAATCAATGAATCGCAATGGGgtgcttttacttttttaaaagtacctcttatattaaaagaattacatGTAGCACATTCAAATGCAGatgataaattagaatattcacAAGATATTCTAGATGCATTCGAATTATTACTCCAATTCACTCCACTTCTCGATATAGTAGATACTGCGTGTTCTTGTAATAGTGTAGAATGTTTGCTTAATGCTCTGCAGAAAGTAAACTTAGTCACGGAAAAGCAAACTAAACATTTAAGTAGCAGAAGAGAAGGTGTTACCgcgaatttacaaaaattagaaatttctataGCCACATCTTCAATTCCTAAAGTAATTGTACGTGCAGAGCCGACTTTATCGggtattttaaaaactcttaACGCAGATTACACAAAGATTCACGAGGCATTGCTTAGCATGTTATATCAAGTTTTAACAGGAAATAGTTTTGAACTTATATTAGCAGTAGCTACTGTAGAAGGAAAACTTAAAACTTTTGTTACCAAATTAATTAAGTTCAATGAATGCAGTAAGCAAATTAATGAACCTGTTCCACCAAAGACTGCAGCAAAAAGAGCGATGTTATTCGATATATCATTTCTTATGCTATGTTCTATAGTTCAAACTTATGGATCTGAT GCTGTATTAGAAGAAGGGGAAGGAGATTCCTTTTTTGAACAATGGGTACGTGAATATATGCCCGAACGAAATCAACCAAAGTCTCCCcaaaaaatgttacaaaatattgatCCTGCAAGAGTAGATGCATTATTAGCACAAATCAATTCTCCAGATCCTGATTTGAAATCTAGCAATATAAAATGGCATATCGCGTGTCAATCTGCTATGGGTGCTGTAAAAGAGCTTCTCTGCGCGTGGGAAAGTGATGTACTTGGAGCAAGTGACGTTAAAAGAGCTCTGGATGGTTTACGTGCAACTGCTTGCTGTTTACCAGTCTGTGCGGCAGCTTGGCTTTGTGCACATATGAGTATTACTCATCAAGATGCTCTTTTAAAACCTTTGAATATGGTACAACATTTCTTAACACCACTCCCTGGTGATGAAATGCAGGATAATCTCAAAGAATT ATCAAGTTTGATGTCTCAAATCATTCGCAAAATGCAATATGATGTTCATCCACCTACCCAATCGAAAACGAAAGTGCTTTCAATGTCTCACag taTTATATCAAGACAACCTATATTGGAACAATTGGAAACTGTGTGGGGAAACATAAATCAGCGAGGTTGGATAAATATTCAAGCGACACAATCTTtagaatctttattaaatactgGTGGTTCTTTATG GAGTGAAGAACTCGTAGAACCACAATCTTCAGTGTTAGCAAAGTTATgcgtatattgtatattttctaCATTAGAGTACAATAATTCGAGTCCTTGTCGAGGAAACAATAGAAAACGAGTACGTCGGGATTTAGACGCGGAAGAACTCGATGCTCTTGGTGTACctgcgaataaaattttacgattaaacGAAGCTGGAGATACCAATCCTATATTTGGCTCACAAAGTCCACAAGCTCAAGGATCGACCAATGGGCAGAAATCAGTTGTGTTGAGAGATCCTCTTCTGTCAGCATTAAATGGATTGTTTACTATATTCTCGTTCCTAGCTGGTAGAGACGGTGAAGTGTCTCAACAAACTCATTTTATACTTCAATTTCTACGTTTAATGGTACAATGTGGAAAAGATAGGACTCGTATTGTATTACAGGGAATGCCGCAAACATTA gtaCCTTGCCTTTTGAAAGCATTACCCGAATTGTTTACAACTGATATTCTACTAAGATTTTACGACATTCAGACAGCAGTTGGAAGAAAAGCAACGGCACGTGACTTGTGTATGCTGAGAAATATCAATCTAAAaccttcgaaataa